The following coding sequences are from one Acomys russatus chromosome 16, mAcoRus1.1, whole genome shotgun sequence window:
- the Flot2 gene encoding flotillin-2 produces the protein MGNCHTVGPNEALVVSGGCCGSDYKQYVFGGWAWAWWCISDTQRISLEIMTLQPRCEDVETAEGVALTVTGVAQVKIMTEKELLAVACEQFLGKNVQDIKNVVLQTLEGHLRSILGTLTVEQIYQDRDQFAKLVREVAAPDVGRMGIEILSFTIKDVYDKVDYLSSLGKTQTAVVQRDADIGVAEAERDAGIREAECKKEMLDVKFMADTKIADSKRAFELQKSAFSEEVNIKTAEAQLAYELQGAREQQKIRQEEIEIEVVQRKKQIAVEAQEILRTDKELIATVRRPAEAEAHRIQQIAEGEKVKQVLLAQAEAEKIRKIGEAEAAVIEAMGKAEAERMKLKAEAYQKYGDAAKMALVLEALPQIAAKVSAPLTKVDEIVVLSGDNSKVTSEVNRLLAELPASVHALTGVDLSKIPLIRNATGAQV, from the exons GGGGCTGTTGTGGTTCCGACTATAAGCAATATGTGTTTGGcggctgggcctgggcctggtggTGTATCTCGGACACTCAGAG GATTTCCCTAGAGATTATGACGTTGCAGCCCCGCTGTGAGGACGTAGAGACGGCCGAGGGGGTAGCTTTAACTGTGACGGGTGTCGCCCAG GTGAAGATCATGACAGAGAAGGAGCTCCTAGCCGTGGCCTGCGAACAGTTCCTGGGCAAGAATGTGCAGGACATTAAGAACGTTGTCCTACAGACCCTGGAGGGCCATCTCCGCTCCATCCTCG GGACTCTGACTGTGGAACAGATTTATCAGGACCGAGACCAGTTTGCCAAGCTGGTGCGAGAAGTTGCAGCCCCTGATGTTGGCCGTATGGGCATCGAAATCCTCAGCTTCACCATCAAG GACGTTTATGACAAAGTAGACTATCTGAGCTCCCTGGGCAAGACCCAGACCGCCGTGGTGCAGAGAGACGCAGACATCGGTGTAGCAGAGGCGGAACGGGACGCAGGCATCCGG GAAGCTGAGTGCAAGAAGGAGATGCTGGACGTGAAGTTCATGGCAGACACCAAGATCGCTGACTCCAAGAGAGCCTTTGAGCTGCAGAAGTCAGCCTTCAGCGAGGAAGTCAACATCAAG ACAGCTGAGGCCCAGTTAGCCTACGAGCTGCAAGGGGCCCGAGAGCAGCAGAAGATCCGGCAGGAAGAGATCGAGATCGAAGTGGTGCAGCGCAAGAAGCAGATCGCCGTGGAGGCGCAGGAGATCCTCCGCACCGACAAGGAGCTCATCGCCACAGTGCGCCGCCCCGCAGAGGCCGAGGCCCACCGCATCCAGCAGATTGCCGAGGGCGAAAA GGTGAAGCAAGTCCTGTTGGCACAGGCGGAAGCCGAGAAGATTCGCAAaatcggggaggcagaggcagcggtcATCGAGGCAATGGGCAAGGCAGAGGCTGAGCGCATGAAGCTTAAGGCTGAGGCCTACCAGAAGTACGGGGATGCAGCCAAGATGGCCTTGGTGCTGGAGGCCCTGCCCCAG ATCGCTGCCAAAGTCTCCGCCCCTCTGACCAAAGTCGATGAGATTGTGGTTCTCAGCGGGGACAACAGCAAGGTGACGTCAGAAGTGAACCGGCTGCTGGcggaactgcctgcctctgtgcacGCCCTCACTGGCGTGGACCTCTCCAAG ATCCCCCTGATAAGGAATGCCACTGGTGCACAGGTCTGA